A genomic window from Lentibacter algarum includes:
- a CDS encoding recombinase family protein, with the protein MTNVPTKPTRRLRCAIYTRKSSEEGLEQEFNSLHAQREACEAYIASQRSEGWVLVRDQYDDGGISGGTLERPALQQLLVDIEDGLVDVVVVYKIDRLSRSLMDFSKLVEVFDRNGVTFVSVTQSFNTTTSMGRLTLNILLSFAQFEREVTAERIRDKVKASRMKGMWMGGYVPLGYDVVDRKLVVNEEEAAKVCMVFERFVEIGSATVLARELRSEGFRNKQGTLVDKGYLYRLLNNRVYRGEAVHKGKSYPGEHDAIINPRLWDQVHDIMSESPRKRANNSRTQTPALLKGLLFSATGAAMTPSSTKKGTRRYRYYVSMDLLKNRETPNDGIPRRLPADTAEAAVITEIRRVLQTPETTAQVIAVLDRMDIPEAEAIEALQHFTKLWDQLFPGEQARIIQLLVRRVTVTAEGLVIDMRTDGIAGVMREMITPRKFEAAE; encoded by the coding sequence ATGACGAACGTTCCGACAAAACCCACCCGCCGCCTGCGTTGCGCCATCTACACCCGCAAATCGAGTGAGGAAGGCCTCGAGCAGGAGTTCAACTCGCTCCACGCCCAGCGGGAGGCCTGCGAGGCCTATATCGCGAGCCAACGCTCCGAAGGCTGGGTCTTGGTGCGCGATCAATATGACGATGGCGGCATCTCTGGCGGAACACTGGAGCGCCCTGCCCTGCAGCAACTGCTTGTTGATATCGAGGACGGGTTGGTCGACGTCGTTGTCGTTTACAAAATCGACCGTCTCAGCCGCTCGCTTATGGACTTTTCCAAACTGGTCGAGGTGTTCGATCGCAACGGCGTGACCTTTGTCTCCGTAACGCAATCGTTCAACACAACCACATCCATGGGCCGCTTGACGCTGAATATCCTACTCAGCTTCGCACAGTTCGAGCGCGAGGTCACCGCAGAGCGTATTCGCGACAAGGTGAAGGCCTCCCGCATGAAGGGTATGTGGATGGGCGGCTATGTGCCCCTCGGTTATGATGTCGTCGACCGTAAGTTGGTGGTAAACGAAGAGGAAGCTGCCAAGGTCTGCATGGTGTTTGAACGTTTTGTGGAAATAGGATCCGCGACTGTTCTGGCCCGCGAGTTGCGCAGCGAGGGGTTCCGCAACAAGCAAGGCACGCTGGTCGATAAGGGCTACCTCTACCGCCTGCTCAACAACCGCGTCTATCGCGGCGAGGCTGTCCATAAAGGCAAATCCTATCCCGGTGAGCATGATGCCATCATCAACCCTCGGCTTTGGGATCAGGTGCATGACATCATGAGTGAAAGCCCCCGCAAGCGGGCGAACAATAGCCGAACGCAAACGCCTGCACTTCTGAAGGGGTTACTGTTCAGTGCCACAGGGGCCGCAATGACCCCATCCAGCACCAAGAAGGGCACGCGTCGGTATCGTTATTATGTATCGATGGACCTTCTGAAGAACCGTGAGACGCCTAACGATGGTATCCCGAGACGTTTGCCGGCCGATACCGCCGAGGCCGCCGTCATTACCGAGATCCGCCGCGTTCTGCAAACCCCCGAAACCACAGCACAGGTCATAGCCGTGCTGGATCGTATGGATATCCCTGAGGCAGAGGCCATCGAGGCACTCCAGCACTTCACCAAGCTTTGGGATCAGCTTTTTCCAGGCGAGCAGGCCCGCATCATTCAACTTCTTGTTAGGCGCGTTACAGTGACCGCTGAAGGACTCGTCATCGACATGCGCACTGATGGTATCGCAGGCGTCATGCGGGAGATGATCACCCCACGCAAATTTGAGGCCGCGGAATAA
- a CDS encoding DUF2924 domain-containing protein: MTTHEPILTRLAALKAMSVNELKAEWQALFNAPAPNNSHRFLESRLAYRIQELTYGGPDKQTRRMLDLLADEVEGTLTRKAQIADPRNPVVGTKLIREWDGVTHTVTVLKDGFDWRGQRYKSLSAVARAITGTRWNGYRFFGLRERKRGEA; encoded by the coding sequence ATGACCACACACGAACCCATCCTGACGCGCTTGGCCGCCCTGAAAGCCATGTCTGTCAATGAGCTAAAGGCTGAATGGCAGGCGCTGTTTAACGCCCCTGCCCCAAACAATAGCCACAGGTTTTTAGAAAGCCGTTTGGCTTACCGGATCCAAGAGCTGACCTATGGTGGCCCGGACAAGCAGACACGCCGCATGCTGGACCTGCTGGCCGACGAAGTCGAAGGCACGCTGACGCGCAAGGCCCAGATTGCAGATCCGCGTAACCCGGTGGTCGGGACCAAGCTCATCCGCGAATGGGATGGTGTTACCCATACGGTGACTGTGCTGAAAGACGGCTTCGATTGGAGAGGACAGCGCTACAAGTCGCTGTCGGCTGTCGCCCGCGCCATCACCGGAACGCGCTGGAACGGCTACCGCTTCTTTGGACTGCGTGAGCGGAAGCGAGGTGAGGCATGA
- a CDS encoding S24 family peptidase: MIVTNIAQRLKARAFQLDMTPAAVAEASGLNRSFIYDIIRGKSVRPSRSKLQKVADVLKVDVEWLIDGDGTIEGDAPKIYSPDTTFVGISGVKAKASAGGGTVIHSEDEQASKLYHFRLSWIEDELEANPKHLRILRVTGDSMVPTLNDGDTILVDMSRKSPYPPGLFVLHDGMGLMAKRIEHIPSSEPPRIRVTSDNPNYSPYECLLDEVNIVGRIRWYGRVV; the protein is encoded by the coding sequence ATGATCGTCACGAACATTGCACAGCGATTGAAAGCACGTGCCTTCCAACTCGACATGACCCCCGCGGCCGTTGCAGAGGCCTCAGGCCTCAACCGTTCCTTTATTTACGACATCATCCGCGGCAAATCTGTGCGGCCGAGCCGTTCCAAGCTGCAGAAGGTTGCGGATGTCTTGAAGGTCGATGTTGAATGGCTGATCGACGGAGATGGAACGATAGAGGGCGATGCACCCAAGATCTATTCCCCCGACACAACCTTCGTCGGCATCTCCGGCGTCAAGGCAAAGGCCTCAGCGGGTGGTGGTACGGTCATCCATTCAGAGGATGAGCAAGCCAGTAAACTCTATCATTTCCGGCTATCCTGGATTGAAGACGAACTTGAGGCAAACCCAAAACATCTGAGGATCTTGCGCGTTACTGGGGACAGCATGGTCCCCACACTGAATGATGGCGATACGATCCTGGTCGATATGAGCCGGAAGTCTCCCTATCCGCCAGGTCTGTTCGTATTGCACGACGGCATGGGACTGATGGCCAAACGGATCGAGCATATACCTTCCAGTGAACCACCCCGTATCCGTGTCACCTCAGACAACCCGAATTATTCACCCTATGAATGTCTTCTTGACGAGGTCAATATCGTTGGCCGGATTAGGTGGTACGGCAGAGTAGTTTAA
- a CDS encoding helix-turn-helix domain-containing protein: MNQENSLLSTKLLSRRWNIAPRTLERWRTEGRGPQFVRIGRHVRYRLTDIIDFEVTNTQASSATHHLSAVRCAA, translated from the coding sequence ATGAACCAAGAAAACTCTCTATTGAGCACAAAGCTCCTGTCTCGGCGCTGGAACATTGCGCCGCGCACTTTGGAACGTTGGCGCACCGAAGGTCGTGGGCCGCAGTTCGTCCGGATTGGTCGGCACGTACGCTATCGCCTGACAGATATCATCGACTTTGAAGTCACGAATACACAAGCCAGCAGCGCTACTCATCATTTGAGTGCCGTTCGGTGCGCTGCATGA
- a CDS encoding ATP-binding protein — MAISLASLRKKSVLQPPRILIHGVAGVGKSTFAADAGAPVFIMTEDGLGKLQVPHFPLATSYAEVAEALDALLEENHDYGTVVVDSVDWLEPLIWAEACKRNGWQSIETPGFGKGYAEALIIWREYLDKLNALRDRKGMVAIQIAHTDIKRFDSPEHEPYDRYVIKLQTRASALLQEHSDVVLFANYQISVAKSDVGFNKKVTRALGSGARVMHTEERPAFLAKNRYGLPDNLPLSWSEFLAAMPQSQ; from the coding sequence ATGGCCATTTCCCTCGCATCTCTGCGCAAAAAATCGGTGCTCCAGCCGCCGCGCATTCTGATCCACGGCGTGGCCGGGGTCGGCAAATCCACCTTTGCCGCTGACGCAGGCGCGCCGGTGTTCATCATGACCGAGGATGGCCTCGGCAAACTGCAGGTCCCGCATTTTCCGTTGGCGACCAGTTATGCCGAAGTCGCGGAAGCGCTCGATGCATTGCTGGAGGAAAATCACGACTACGGCACAGTCGTCGTTGACAGCGTCGACTGGCTCGAGCCGCTGATCTGGGCTGAGGCCTGCAAACGCAATGGCTGGCAGTCGATCGAAACCCCAGGCTTCGGCAAGGGCTACGCCGAGGCGCTGATTATCTGGCGTGAATATCTCGATAAGCTAAACGCACTGCGGGACCGCAAAGGCATGGTCGCCATCCAGATTGCACATACCGATATCAAGCGCTTCGACAGCCCCGAACACGAACCCTACGATCGGTATGTGATCAAATTGCAGACCCGGGCCTCGGCACTGCTGCAGGAGCATTCGGATGTGGTTCTTTTTGCCAATTACCAGATCTCGGTCGCCAAATCCGATGTCGGCTTCAACAAGAAGGTGACCCGCGCGCTCGGGTCCGGCGCGCGCGTGATGCACACCGAAGAGCGTCCCGCCTTCCTTGCCAAAAACCGTTACGGCCTGCCGGACAACCTGCCGCTTTCGTGGTCAGAGTTCCTCGCAGCCATGCCCCAATCCCAATGA
- a CDS encoding DUF669 domain-containing protein — MARFDTSFDATSVEPTTPYELLPAGKYRAQIVESEMRATRNGMGQFLWLMLDILDGQHKGRKIFDQLNLVNPNPTTVEIAQRTLSAICHATGRMHVSDSEELHLIPMTIQVKIKPPKNGYGESNAIAYLPPESGGATAAAAKPAATPAAPPSTQAASAPPKMASAPWNKKG, encoded by the coding sequence ATGGCACGTTTTGATACGTCCTTTGACGCCACCAGCGTTGAACCCACCACCCCCTATGAGCTGCTGCCCGCAGGCAAATACCGTGCTCAGATCGTCGAGAGTGAAATGCGCGCGACCCGCAACGGTATGGGGCAGTTTCTCTGGCTGATGCTGGATATTTTGGACGGCCAGCATAAAGGGCGGAAGATCTTTGATCAGCTGAACCTTGTGAACCCGAACCCCACCACGGTCGAGATTGCACAGCGGACGCTGTCGGCAATCTGCCATGCGACGGGCCGGATGCATGTCAGCGACAGCGAGGAATTGCACCTGATCCCGATGACGATCCAGGTAAAGATCAAGCCGCCGAAGAACGGCTACGGCGAGAGCAATGCCATTGCTTATTTGCCGCCTGAAAGTGGGGGCGCCACGGCCGCTGCGGCAAAGCCTGCTGCAACCCCAGCAGCACCGCCCTCAACGCAGGCCGCTTCCGCGCCGCCCAAGATGGCCTCCGCGCCCTGGAACAAGAAGGGCTGA
- a CDS encoding DEAD/DEAH box helicase, whose product MLTLRPYQEAAISSIYGYFKTNKGNPLVVIPTAGGKSLVMASFIEGVLKAWPDQRILIVTHVRELIAQNHAEMIGLWPEAPAGIYSAGLGKREAQARVLFAGIQSIHRRAHEIGHTDLVLIDEAHLIPGNSSTMYRRFLDALQVINPALKVIGLTATPFRTGSGMLHEGKDVLFTDIAYEAPVRDLIDAGYLSPLVSKQPATRLDVSKVGTRAGDFIARDLAAAVDQEATTRAAVNEIIDYGKNRKSWLAFCSGVEHSHHVAQEFDRQGITCRTIFGDTPKDERDAIIAAFKRGEIRALASIGVLTTGFNAPGVDLIALLRPTKSAGLYVQMVGRGTRLAPDKENCLVLDFAENVRRHGPIDLVRPKRPGDGGGGEAPTKVCPECDSIMALSATECPDCGYVFPPREVKIAPTAATLPVLSPKVQWLPVHGVSYSRHDKRGGRPSMKVTYSCGLKSYNEWVCVEHQGYARQKALEWWQKRAPGCPMPRTVDDAIAQAGKLTRPIAISVHPSGRFLEISGYRFDPCPNSTPASAPSATGNLAGLVGSTRYSPSRTSGGTKAANTSVLASARTSVTGGQA is encoded by the coding sequence ATGCTGACCCTGCGCCCATACCAAGAGGCTGCGATCTCTTCGATCTACGGCTATTTCAAGACCAACAAGGGTAACCCTCTGGTTGTCATTCCAACAGCCGGCGGCAAGTCGCTCGTCATGGCGTCCTTTATTGAAGGGGTGTTGAAGGCGTGGCCGGATCAGCGCATCCTGATCGTGACCCATGTGCGCGAGTTGATCGCCCAGAACCATGCTGAGATGATCGGACTTTGGCCTGAGGCACCTGCCGGCATCTATTCGGCGGGCTTGGGCAAGCGCGAGGCGCAGGCCCGTGTTTTGTTTGCAGGCATCCAATCCATCCATCGCCGCGCCCATGAAATCGGCCACACCGATCTGGTGTTGATTGATGAGGCCCATCTGATCCCGGGCAATTCCAGCACGATGTACAGGCGCTTTCTGGACGCCCTGCAGGTGATTAATCCCGCGCTGAAGGTGATCGGGCTCACGGCCACGCCGTTCCGAACGGGCAGCGGTATGCTGCATGAGGGCAAGGACGTACTCTTCACTGACATCGCCTATGAGGCGCCGGTGCGTGATCTCATTGACGCAGGATATCTGAGCCCTCTGGTTTCCAAGCAGCCCGCCACCCGGCTGGATGTCTCAAAGGTGGGGACCCGTGCTGGCGACTTCATTGCCCGCGATCTCGCGGCCGCGGTCGACCAGGAGGCCACAACTCGGGCCGCTGTCAACGAGATCATCGACTACGGTAAAAATCGCAAGTCATGGCTGGCTTTCTGTTCGGGCGTCGAACACTCCCACCACGTTGCGCAGGAGTTCGATCGTCAGGGGATCACCTGCCGCACCATCTTTGGCGATACGCCAAAGGACGAGCGCGATGCTATTATCGCGGCCTTCAAGCGCGGCGAGATACGGGCGTTGGCATCGATTGGCGTGTTGACCACGGGCTTCAACGCGCCCGGCGTCGATCTGATTGCATTGTTACGCCCCACCAAATCTGCAGGGCTTTATGTCCAAATGGTCGGTCGCGGTACGCGCTTGGCTCCGGACAAGGAAAACTGCTTGGTTCTGGATTTTGCGGAGAATGTCCGCCGCCACGGGCCGATCGATCTGGTTCGCCCGAAACGCCCAGGCGATGGCGGGGGTGGCGAGGCACCCACAAAGGTTTGCCCCGAGTGCGACAGCATCATGGCGCTCTCGGCGACGGAATGCCCTGACTGCGGCTACGTCTTCCCACCCCGTGAGGTGAAAATCGCCCCCACAGCGGCCACGCTTCCGGTTTTGTCGCCAAAAGTCCAATGGCTGCCGGTCCATGGTGTGTCCTACAGCCGTCATGACAAGCGCGGCGGGCGCCCCTCAATGAAGGTCACCTATAGCTGCGGGCTCAAGTCCTACAACGAATGGGTCTGTGTCGAGCATCAGGGATATGCGCGCCAGAAGGCGCTCGAGTGGTGGCAAAAGCGTGCGCCGGGCTGCCCGATGCCACGCACGGTCGACGATGCCATTGCGCAGGCGGGGAAACTGACCCGGCCAATCGCGATCTCGGTACACCCGTCTGGCCGCTTTCTTGAAATCTCCGGTTACAGGTTCGATCCATGCCCCAACTCCACCCCGGCCTCTGCACCGTCTGCCACAGGGAACCTCGCGGGTTTGGTTGGTTCAACCCGATATTCACCGTCTCGGACAAGCGGCGGGACCAAAGCCGCAAACACTTCTGTTCTCGCATCTGCCAGGACATCTGTCACAGGAGGACAGGCATGA
- a CDS encoding DUF6511 domain-containing protein, whose product MIDPTPNEMQAMSVGGQYGGEYLESIGKSDLATLTETEWDRFLDAVITGYCDQLRALVGQDRTRLDAMTPEVPL is encoded by the coding sequence ATGATCGATCCCACCCCAAATGAAATGCAGGCCATGAGCGTTGGCGGCCAATATGGTGGCGAATACCTCGAGAGTATCGGTAAATCGGATCTCGCCACTCTGACTGAGACCGAGTGGGATCGCTTCCTTGATGCGGTCATTACCGGATATTGCGATCAACTGCGCGCGTTGGTGGGACAAGACCGCACTCGGCTCGACGCTATGACACCGGAGGTGCCCCTTTGA
- a CDS encoding DUF3987 domain-containing protein, with protein sequence MVNTSYMARFGARLVTNGYGILPIGPGTKKPGQFKRGVWADYPEWNRHTERPTTEVEVTTWSTWPECGIGLVGGTVAAVDIDVVEDAELALHIEQLARERLGDTPALRIGKAPKRMLIYRTETPFRGIKRHPLEVLCLGQQFVAYANHPDTGAPYAWPEEGLADLDITELPEITAEMARAFLDEAYALLPEHLRQRGLATGSPATEHLQAHSQMGTLPAIETALKCLPNAELDYDSWVRIGMALKGALGEAGGDIFAGWSAQAAKDVPSTTMKAWASFKPDRIGAGTIYYLAMERGWQPDASLRFDGSTARDEQHPAADLLSKLGGHSEVHEEPSATSTFTLAIPDGLVGDLTDYMLSTARRPQPLLSLGASLCAIGALMGRQYRTESNLRSNLYVVGIADSGSGKNHAREIINETFFEAGLSHHLGGNKIASGAGLLTALHRQPAILFQIDEFGMFLAAAADRKRSPRHITEILDNMTELFTSAGGIFLGAEYANRDGTNERRDINQPCLSVYGTTTPLHFWGALQGANVVDGSLARFLILPSDEDYPDENIAVGIRQAPTALIRDLQCVAAGGLLEKGNLIGKTADQNTTVTPMIVPMTEEARARFKALSLELTGELRAAAGTACTAILARIGENALKLALIVAVGRDPARPEIDLTAADWAIDFVRYFAQRTMAAVERHVADTEVEAHLKRLKEIIRNAGAKGITKSEITRASQWLKSRDRNEILETLIESGDITTGMRETGGRRAMVYRIVR encoded by the coding sequence ATGGTTAATACATCGTATATGGCGCGCTTCGGCGCTCGGCTGGTCACCAATGGCTATGGCATCCTGCCAATCGGTCCGGGCACCAAAAAGCCTGGCCAGTTTAAGCGTGGAGTATGGGCAGACTACCCCGAGTGGAACCGGCACACCGAACGCCCAACCACGGAGGTTGAGGTGACGACATGGTCGACTTGGCCAGAGTGTGGCATCGGTCTTGTTGGCGGCACGGTTGCAGCTGTCGATATTGATGTGGTTGAGGATGCGGAACTGGCGCTCCACATTGAGCAATTGGCGCGTGAACGTTTGGGGGATACGCCCGCACTGCGCATCGGTAAGGCGCCAAAACGGATGCTGATTTATCGCACAGAAACCCCTTTCCGGGGTATCAAACGTCATCCGCTGGAGGTGCTTTGTCTGGGTCAGCAGTTCGTGGCCTACGCCAACCACCCGGACACGGGCGCGCCCTATGCCTGGCCAGAGGAAGGGCTGGCTGATCTCGATATCACGGAGCTGCCTGAAATCACCGCAGAGATGGCGCGCGCCTTTCTTGACGAGGCCTATGCATTGTTGCCCGAACATCTGCGGCAACGTGGCCTTGCGACAGGATCACCTGCCACGGAGCACCTGCAGGCCCACAGCCAAATGGGGACATTGCCAGCCATTGAGACTGCGCTGAAATGTCTGCCAAATGCAGAGTTGGATTATGACAGCTGGGTGCGGATTGGCATGGCGCTGAAGGGGGCGCTTGGTGAGGCTGGGGGCGATATCTTTGCTGGCTGGTCAGCGCAGGCGGCCAAGGACGTGCCCAGCACAACAATGAAGGCCTGGGCCAGCTTCAAACCCGATCGCATTGGCGCCGGCACGATCTACTACCTCGCCATGGAGCGCGGCTGGCAACCTGATGCATCACTGCGCTTTGATGGATCGACGGCCCGCGATGAACAGCATCCTGCAGCGGATCTCTTGTCGAAGCTGGGAGGGCATTCCGAGGTTCATGAGGAACCTTCGGCCACCTCGACATTCACGCTGGCCATACCGGATGGATTAGTGGGTGATTTGACCGATTACATGCTGTCAACAGCCCGGCGTCCTCAGCCGTTGTTGTCACTCGGTGCTAGCCTTTGCGCGATTGGTGCGCTCATGGGACGGCAGTATCGCACCGAGAGTAACCTGCGCTCGAACCTGTATGTTGTGGGCATTGCAGATAGCGGATCAGGCAAGAACCACGCCCGCGAAATCATCAACGAGACCTTCTTTGAGGCGGGATTGTCCCATCACCTTGGTGGCAACAAGATCGCCTCTGGCGCGGGGCTTCTGACCGCGCTGCACCGCCAGCCTGCGATCCTGTTCCAGATCGACGAGTTTGGCATGTTTTTGGCGGCGGCCGCTGATCGCAAGCGCAGTCCGCGCCACATAACTGAGATATTGGACAACATGACAGAGCTCTTCACCTCAGCGGGTGGTATATTTCTTGGTGCGGAATATGCCAACCGGGATGGCACAAACGAGCGGCGGGATATCAATCAACCCTGCCTCAGTGTCTATGGCACTACGACGCCTTTGCACTTCTGGGGCGCATTGCAGGGCGCAAACGTCGTCGATGGCTCGCTTGCGCGTTTCCTAATCCTGCCGAGTGATGAGGATTACCCGGACGAGAACATCGCTGTTGGTATTCGGCAGGCCCCAACGGCACTGATCCGGGACCTGCAGTGCGTGGCCGCAGGCGGCTTGCTCGAGAAGGGCAATCTGATAGGCAAAACCGCGGACCAGAACACCACCGTGACGCCGATGATCGTGCCGATGACTGAGGAGGCTCGCGCACGGTTCAAGGCGCTCAGTCTCGAGTTGACAGGGGAGTTACGCGCAGCAGCGGGAACGGCATGCACAGCGATCCTAGCGCGTATCGGCGAAAACGCATTGAAACTGGCATTAATCGTCGCAGTAGGCCGTGATCCAGCGCGTCCTGAAATCGACCTCACGGCAGCGGATTGGGCCATTGATTTTGTGCGGTATTTTGCGCAGCGGACCATGGCTGCGGTCGAGCGTCATGTGGCCGATACCGAGGTTGAGGCTCATCTTAAACGGCTCAAAGAAATCATTCGAAATGCTGGCGCGAAGGGGATCACCAAGTCCGAGATCACCCGCGCATCACAATGGTTGAAATCCCGCGATCGAAATGAGATTCTGGAGACACTGATCGAAAGTGGGGACATCACTACCGGCATGCGCGAGACCGGCGGCCGTAGGGCCATGGTTTACCGAATTGTCAGGTGA
- a CDS encoding DUF6362 family protein has translation MADEWTRAMVADRLDLAADVMRSMPPVRPQGYVSAWPEYVSTFADQVGQEQRMKKPLPSPRMITQADEAMLWLRWVDKDIGEILWARANRKAWKGICWAHGVSRATASRRHEYGLAVVVWRLNGRTVPRKRSMDYVIQRTA, from the coding sequence ATGGCCGATGAATGGACGCGGGCAATGGTGGCCGACCGCTTGGACCTCGCGGCGGACGTAATGCGGTCCATGCCGCCTGTGCGCCCGCAAGGCTATGTCAGCGCCTGGCCGGAATATGTCTCGACCTTCGCCGATCAAGTTGGGCAGGAGCAGCGGATGAAAAAGCCACTGCCCTCACCACGGATGATTACGCAGGCCGATGAGGCCATGCTCTGGCTGCGGTGGGTGGATAAGGACATCGGTGAGATCCTCTGGGCCCGCGCCAACCGCAAGGCCTGGAAGGGGATCTGCTGGGCGCATGGTGTCAGCCGGGCCACGGCCAGTCGGCGGCACGAGTATGGGCTTGCCGTGGTTGTTTGGCGCTTGAACGGCCGAACTGTGCCGCGCAAGCGGTCGATGGATTATGTTATTCAGCGTACCGCTTGA
- a CDS encoding DNA modification methylase, with the protein MDVFELPLEQIIPYARNPRNNTQAIATVAASIQEFGWRQPIVVDEAMVVLAGHTRLEAARKLGFKTAPVHVAKGLTEAQARAFRIMDNRSSENAEWDKDLLNLELADLLETDFDLGLTGFTDDELNALMNSLEEGAGSRESEDDIPELPDEQVSRLGDLWILGNHRLLCGDSTVATDVERVLNGVKPLLLISDPPYGVEYDPGWRNQTGAAKTKRTGKVLNDDRADWREAWALFPGDVAYVWHGALHAATVAESLEAAGFMIRSQIIWAKERLVLSRGDYHWQHEPAWYAVKKSGKGHWAGDRKQTTLWQIPSKDQDAKTVHGTQKPVECMRRPILNNSSPGQAVYEPFMGSGTTLIAAETTGRVCYGIELNPAYVDVAVERWQQFTGQQAILDGGEQTFDALKAERVAA; encoded by the coding sequence ATGGACGTTTTCGAGCTGCCGCTTGAGCAGATCATTCCCTATGCGCGCAACCCGCGTAACAACACGCAGGCTATCGCCACGGTGGCAGCCTCGATCCAGGAGTTTGGCTGGCGACAGCCGATCGTTGTGGATGAGGCAATGGTTGTTCTGGCCGGGCACACGCGGCTGGAAGCGGCGCGCAAGCTCGGTTTCAAGACCGCACCAGTGCATGTGGCCAAAGGTTTAACCGAGGCCCAGGCCCGCGCTTTTCGGATCATGGACAACCGCTCAAGCGAGAACGCGGAGTGGGACAAGGACCTCTTGAACCTCGAACTGGCGGATTTGTTGGAGACTGATTTTGATCTGGGCCTGACGGGTTTTACTGATGACGAATTGAACGCGCTGATGAACAGCCTTGAGGAGGGCGCTGGTTCACGGGAGAGCGAAGATGATATCCCTGAACTTCCTGATGAACAGGTAAGCCGACTGGGCGATCTCTGGATCCTTGGCAATCACCGGCTCCTTTGTGGTGACAGCACGGTGGCCACCGATGTCGAGCGGGTTCTGAATGGCGTGAAGCCGCTATTGCTCATAAGCGATCCACCGTACGGAGTAGAATACGATCCGGGCTGGCGCAATCAGACAGGGGCGGCAAAGACGAAACGCACCGGCAAGGTGCTGAATGATGATCGGGCTGATTGGCGCGAGGCCTGGGCGCTGTTTCCAGGCGATGTCGCCTATGTCTGGCATGGCGCGCTGCATGCTGCGACGGTCGCCGAAAGTCTTGAGGCCGCTGGCTTCATGATCCGCTCCCAGATCATCTGGGCGAAGGAGCGGCTGGTTCTGAGCCGGGGCGATTATCACTGGCAGCATGAGCCGGCATGGTATGCTGTAAAAAAGAGTGGCAAAGGCCATTGGGCGGGTGATCGCAAGCAGACGACGCTGTGGCAAATCCCGAGTAAGGATCAGGATGCCAAGACTGTCCACGGAACACAGAAGCCTGTGGAATGCATGCGGCGTCCGATCCTGAACAACTCAAGCCCGGGGCAGGCGGTCTATGAGCCCTTTATGGGATCAGGTACCACACTGATCGCGGCTGAGACCACGGGGCGGGTCTGCTACGGGATCGAGTTAAACCCCGCTTATGTTGATGTTGCTGTAGAGCGGTGGCAGCAGTTTACGGGGCAACAGGCCATACTTGACGGAGGCGAGCAGACCTTCGATGCCCTGAAAGCTGAGCGTGTGGCCGCATGA
- a CDS encoding DUF3489 domain-containing protein — protein MMTTAASPRQTKLQTIIDLLLRDEGATIPEIAAATQWRAHTVRGALSGALKKRHGLKITSQLDAIRGRIYRLPDTEIMFKTTRAAHYSYANGLLVLGRTETLNV, from the coding sequence ATGATGACGACCGCTGCAAGCCCCCGACAAACCAAGCTACAGACAATTATCGATTTGCTGCTCAGAGACGAAGGTGCCACAATTCCCGAGATTGCCGCAGCTACCCAATGGCGAGCACACACCGTTCGCGGTGCGCTATCAGGTGCGCTTAAAAAACGGCATGGCCTCAAGATCACATCGCAGCTCGATGCGATCCGTGGCCGCATCTACAGGCTGCCAGACACTGAGATAATGTTCAAAACCACAAGGGCTGCCCACTACTCCTATGCCAATGGCCTGCTCGTCCTCGGCCGTACCGAAACACTTAATGTGTGA